The Dehalogenimonas lykanthroporepellens BL-DC-9 genome includes a window with the following:
- a CDS encoding reductive dehalogenase (KEGG: dev:DhcVS_1340 reductive dehalogenase~TIGRFAM: reductive dehalogenase~PFAM: Twin-arginine translocation pathway, signal sequence, subgroup), giving the protein MTKFHSTVSRRDFMKGLGLTGAGLGAATVMAPGFHDLDEVASASGSTSGPGGQLKRPWWVSELDHGQTATLEIDWSQVQRADRSQIPTFPYRASQHPKAVYNREHYDELQREVVRHADPEWNGDSVRDLAINGATGALRFYNYYTPAGKTMFMGYQKAPTPESRNMPRWEGTAEENTRMLRHAFKLFGATDFGVTILDENTKKLIFAKEANGKAYNFVNDDTLAETDTEYRIPSRFKYMITWTHQEATELNMRKPSNLGSSASNLAYSRLPFISVQLQEFIRGLGYHGINAWSGEMAPSNPFGTLAGIGEHARMCFVLVTPERGSMIRGMSRILTDIPLEPTRPIDAGISRFCLTCKTCSKFCLFEALPNDDPTWDTHDPAETGMPYSPTGFKGWRLNTVNCSNCTACMAFCPFNASGRYSFIHDFVAGTSSVTPIFNSFFAQMEESMHYGNKSPESWWNNQEYLYGINPYFI; this is encoded by the coding sequence ATGACTAAATTTCACAGTACAGTATCACGTCGCGATTTCATGAAAGGTCTCGGACTGACCGGTGCCGGCCTGGGCGCCGCCACAGTTATGGCTCCGGGTTTCCACGATCTTGATGAAGTGGCTTCCGCTTCCGGTTCAACCTCCGGTCCCGGCGGGCAATTGAAACGCCCCTGGTGGGTTTCCGAACTGGATCATGGTCAGACAGCTACCCTGGAAATCGACTGGAGCCAGGTGCAACGGGCTGACCGCAGTCAAATTCCCACGTTCCCTTACCGCGCCAGCCAGCACCCCAAGGCTGTCTATAATCGGGAACATTATGATGAATTACAGCGGGAAGTAGTCCGCCACGCCGATCCTGAATGGAATGGTGACAGTGTTCGTGACCTGGCCATCAACGGCGCTACCGGCGCTTTGAGATTCTACAACTACTACACCCCGGCCGGTAAAACCATGTTTATGGGTTATCAGAAAGCCCCGACCCCGGAAAGCCGGAACATGCCCCGCTGGGAAGGTACGGCTGAAGAAAACACCCGGATGTTGCGCCATGCCTTCAAGCTGTTCGGCGCCACCGATTTCGGGGTGACCATTCTGGATGAGAATACCAAGAAACTCATTTTCGCCAAGGAAGCCAACGGTAAAGCCTATAACTTCGTCAATGATGATACCCTGGCCGAAACCGATACCGAGTATCGTATCCCATCGCGGTTCAAGTACATGATAACCTGGACGCACCAGGAAGCGACCGAACTTAATATGCGTAAGCCCTCCAATCTCGGTTCCAGTGCTTCTAACCTGGCTTACAGCCGCTTGCCGTTCATCAGCGTTCAACTTCAGGAGTTCATTCGCGGCCTGGGTTACCACGGCATCAACGCCTGGAGCGGTGAAATGGCGCCGTCCAATCCTTTCGGAACCCTGGCCGGCATCGGTGAACACGCCCGCATGTGTTTCGTGCTGGTAACACCGGAAAGAGGGTCGATGATTCGTGGCATGAGCCGTATACTCACCGACATTCCTCTGGAGCCGACCAGGCCGATAGACGCCGGCATTTCCCGGTTCTGCCTTACCTGTAAAACCTGCTCCAAGTTCTGTCTGTTCGAGGCTCTGCCCAACGACGACCCCACCTGGGACACCCACGACCCGGCTGAAACGGGTATGCCTTACAGTCCCACCGGTTTCAAAGGCTGGCGGCTCAACACGGTCAATTGTTCCAATTGTACCGCCTGCATGGCTTTCTGTCCCTTCAACGCTTCCGGTCGGTACAGCTTCATCCACGACTTCGTGGCCGGAACCTCTTCCGTTACTCCCATCTTCAATTCATTCTTCGCTCAGATGGAAGAGTCCATGCATTACGGTAACAAGTCTCCGGAATCATGGTGGAATAACCAGGAATACCTGTATGGTATCAATCCCTATTTCATCTAA
- a CDS encoding excinuclease ABC, B subunit (SMART: DEAD-like helicase ; helicase domain protein~manually curated~TIGRFAM: excinuclease ABC, B subunit~KEGG: deb:DehaBAV1_0418 excinuclease ABC subunit B~PFAM: helicase domain protein; type III restriction protein res subunit; UvrB/UvrC protein) → MTDFQLVSDFGLMGDQPQAVDALTRGLDEGLRDQTLLGVTGSGKTFTMANIIARTGRPALVISHNKTLAAQLYAEFREFFPHNSVEYFVSYYDYYQPEAYVPSRDMYIEKESDINDEIDKLRHAATRALLSRRDVIIVASVSCIYGLGEPEEYMRFILNLEKGVSYRRDEIVRKLVDMQYERNDMDFTRGKFRLRGDTLELRPAYEETAIRVEFFGDEIERILRIDPLTGEFLEDIRIIDIYPAKHFVTSPEKLAKALQGIRDELAQHTAMLKEQGKLLEAARLEQRTNYDLEMLENAGYCSGVENYSRHLALRPAGSTPWTLLDYFPEDFILFVDESHMSLPQIRGMYNGDRARKETLVDYGFRLPSALDNRPLNFSEFRQRVGQAVYVSATPGPYEREHSAQTVEQVVRPTGLLEPIIEVKPTTGQIDDLLEQIKLRVARGERCLVTTLTKKLAEKLAEYITEAGVKTQYLHSEVETFERVEILRDLRLGVYDVIVGINLLREGLDLPEVSLVAILDADKEGFLRSEWALIQTMGRAARHVDGRVIMYADTITGSMERAIAEVKRRREIQEAYNQEHGITPQGIRKAIKDITERVRTAESAVVAESDADSYKSMALSKEELARLIRELETQMKKSAKLMDFERAALLRDRIIELKRELVEPEARPRRDTPKP, encoded by the coding sequence GTGACAGATTTCCAGCTTGTATCCGATTTCGGTTTGATGGGGGACCAGCCCCAGGCGGTGGATGCGCTGACCCGTGGTCTTGATGAGGGCCTCAGGGATCAGACGCTTCTGGGCGTTACCGGCTCCGGCAAAACCTTCACCATGGCCAATATCATCGCCCGCACCGGGCGTCCGGCGCTGGTCATTTCCCATAACAAAACGCTGGCCGCCCAGCTTTACGCCGAATTCCGGGAGTTTTTCCCGCATAATTCCGTAGAGTACTTTGTCAGCTATTATGACTATTACCAGCCGGAAGCCTATGTCCCTTCCCGGGACATGTATATCGAAAAGGAATCGGATATCAATGATGAGATAGACAAACTGCGTCATGCCGCCACCAGGGCGTTATTGTCGCGCCGGGATGTCATCATCGTCGCTTCGGTTTCCTGTATCTACGGCCTGGGTGAGCCGGAAGAATACATGCGCTTCATCCTCAATCTGGAAAAGGGAGTCAGTTATCGCCGGGATGAAATCGTCCGCAAACTGGTGGATATGCAGTATGAACGCAATGACATGGATTTCACCCGGGGCAAGTTCCGGCTTCGCGGCGACACTCTCGAATTGCGTCCCGCCTATGAGGAAACGGCTATCCGGGTGGAGTTCTTCGGTGATGAGATAGAACGTATCCTGCGTATCGACCCGCTCACCGGAGAGTTTCTGGAAGACATCAGGATAATCGACATCTATCCCGCCAAGCATTTCGTTACTTCGCCGGAGAAGCTGGCCAAAGCCCTCCAGGGCATCCGGGATGAACTGGCTCAGCACACCGCCATGCTCAAGGAGCAGGGCAAACTGCTGGAAGCCGCCCGGCTGGAACAACGCACCAACTATGACCTGGAGATGCTGGAGAACGCGGGTTACTGCTCCGGGGTGGAGAATTATTCACGGCACTTGGCACTCAGGCCGGCCGGCTCCACGCCGTGGACCCTCCTGGATTACTTCCCGGAAGATTTCATCCTCTTCGTCGATGAATCGCACATGTCCCTGCCCCAGATACGCGGCATGTACAACGGCGACCGGGCGCGCAAGGAAACCCTGGTGGATTACGGGTTCCGCCTGCCTTCCGCTTTGGACAACCGGCCCCTGAACTTTTCGGAGTTCCGACAGCGGGTGGGTCAGGCCGTATATGTTTCGGCCACGCCGGGGCCTTACGAGAGGGAACATTCGGCGCAGACAGTGGAGCAGGTGGTGCGGCCTACCGGTCTGCTGGAACCGATTATCGAGGTCAAGCCGACCACCGGGCAGATCGATGACCTGCTGGAGCAGATAAAACTGCGGGTGGCACGCGGTGAACGCTGTCTGGTAACCACACTTACCAAGAAACTGGCGGAGAAACTGGCAGAATACATCACCGAAGCCGGGGTCAAGACCCAGTACCTCCATTCAGAGGTGGAAACCTTTGAACGGGTAGAGATACTGCGTGACCTGCGCCTGGGCGTTTATGATGTTATCGTCGGTATCAATCTCCTGCGGGAAGGTCTGGACCTGCCGGAGGTGTCGCTGGTGGCCATTCTGGATGCCGACAAGGAAGGCTTCCTGCGTTCGGAGTGGGCGCTTATTCAGACCATGGGCCGCGCCGCCCGTCATGTGGACGGCCGGGTCATCATGTATGCCGATACCATCACCGGAAGCATGGAGCGGGCTATCGCTGAGGTCAAACGCCGCCGGGAGATACAGGAAGCCTATAATCAGGAACACGGCATCACGCCGCAGGGTATCCGCAAGGCGATTAAAGATATTACCGAAAGAGTACGGACGGCGGAAAGCGCGGTGGTAGCGGAGTCAGACGCCGATAGCTATAAATCCATGGCGTTGAGTAAAGAGGAACTGGCGCGGCTCATCAGGGAACTGGAAACGCAGATGAAGAAATCAGCCAAGCTGATGGACTTCGAGCGGGCGGCGTTACTGCGCGACCGTATCATCGAACTGAAACGGGAACTGGTGGAGCCGGAAGCCCGGCCCCGGCGTGATACGCCTAAACCGTAA
- a CDS encoding putative reductive dehalogenase anchoring protein (KEGG: deh:cbdb_A1545 putative reductive dehalogenase anchoring protein) — protein MELTPLWILIAVLLTLGFVQLFAWLKRNDIKPAWWVWFVGAVGLLLVLMAFQHYVGTMEETYFTAAWMGALILGIPGVVLLAVSGWRMVAAKKA, from the coding sequence ATGGAACTGACACCTTTGTGGATTTTGATAGCCGTTCTGCTGACCCTGGGTTTCGTTCAGTTATTCGCGTGGCTGAAACGCAATGACATCAAACCCGCCTGGTGGGTCTGGTTTGTCGGCGCTGTCGGCCTCCTGCTGGTGCTGATGGCCTTCCAGCATTACGTCGGCACCATGGAAGAAACCTACTTCACGGCGGCCTGGATGGGAGCCCTGATACTGGGCATCCCCGGAGTCGTTCTGCTGGCCGTTTCCGGTTGGCGGATGGTAGCCGCAAAGAAAGCCTGA